The DNA window GTCAGTGCAGTCAGAAAAGATCTCGATATATACTTAGAGGTACTCGCCAAACCACTGAAGACACTGAATGAAGGTAGTCTCTTTCGCATACTTAACTGCACGATTGCTGAGGTCGCCTCGAACCGCAAACCTAAAATTGAAAGATTAGCAACTTCGTAATCCGCATCCTTTCCGAAGCTTTTGGGATACTTACCCGTGTGCGACACCGCTGAAGAGGGTGACCTGATAGGGAAACCCGTTCTCCTTTAGAATAGCTTCACTGGCATGACGCTCTTCAGCTGGGAAAATTGCATCGATTTCGGCGGCAGCAATAGCAAGGGGCCCTTTGATAGCACGGAGCTCTTCCTCCGTCACATAGCTCGGATGCGCGATGAAGCCAGCATCAATTTTGCCGATGTCTGGTCGAAGGTATCTAGCAACATATTTTGCGCCGAAACAATGGCCTATCGCACCAATTGCCTGCATAGTTGAATAGTTAGAACAGTACTAATTCTCAATCAAGAAAATAGGATAACTCATGATACCTTGCATCCGTATTTTGTTCGCATTTCCGCGATAGAAGCATCGACTATAGGGCCAACGTTTGGTGGCAAGTGGGCTGTTCCTGCAGGGTGATATTTTCCAGTGTGCCACGCTGGAATGTCGAACGAGCCTGGAAGGTTAAGTGGGACGGGATCGCCATCGAACAGGTCGGGAATCATGACGACTGAGAGGTTAAATTAGCTTGTGTTGTCATCCTGGCATGCAAAGTTCACTAACAATAACCATTTGCCGCGAGTTGGTCCGCGATGAGTTGGACGTTGATGAACTTGTGGCCAATAATATCGGTCAAGCTGCAAGTCGCGCAGTCGATTTTTATTAGTCCATGATGGAAGGGAGGGGGTCCAATTCTTACATCAAAATACCTTTCTCGACACGCTCTGCGGGATGCACAGTGTATACCTCGAAATCGCCGACCTTTGATAGTTCCCCTTTTGCAACACCTTCATGCTTGACACCCTGGTAGCAGCAGGAGCCGGGGAGCGAAGAGGTCATTTTGATGAAATACAGAGTGGCTGGTGCAAAGGAGAACAAGAGCCTTGCCCGTCCTCTTAAGAGCCTTACCCATCCTCTTGAGAGCCTCGTCCCTCACGGTCGGGATAATTGATGTTCCTACGTAATGAGGCGAAAAAGGAAACTTCTCCGAGTTTACTGATCAGTCATTGTCTAAGTCGCGTCAGTTCGTACGAAATCGGCCGAGCTTTACTGGCGCGGAGACAGGCCATGTTAGACCCTTGTA is part of the Penicillium psychrofluorescens genome assembly, chromosome: 4 genome and encodes:
- a CDS encoding uncharacterized protein (ID:PFLUO_007029-T1.cds;~source:funannotate); the encoded protein is MTSSLPGSCCYQGVKHEGVAKGELSKVGDFEVYTVHPAERVEKGILILTDIIGHKFINVQLIADQLAANGYFVMIPDLFDGDPVPLNLPGSFDIPAWHTGKYHPAGTAHLPPNVGPIVDASIAEMRTKYGCKAIGAIGHCFGAKYVARYLRPDIGKIDAGFIAHPSYVTEEELRAIKGPLAIAAAEIDAIFPAEERHASEAILKENGFPYQVTLFSGVAHGFAVRGDLSNRAVKYAKETTFIQCLQWFGEYL